The Camelus ferus isolate YT-003-E chromosome 13, BCGSAC_Cfer_1.0, whole genome shotgun sequence genome segment GGGCCCGCTCCCCTCCTTCTCTGGCCCAAGAAATCCTGATTTTCACCAGCTCAGTGAGCACTGAATGACACATACTCCTTAATGAAGCCTTGTAACAGGTGCAGAccattgctcccattttacagacggggtACCCGAGTCAGGAGTTGTGAGCAGCTCAAGTCAGAGTTAATGTAACCCATGTCCAGTACCCCTAGAGCTGgaacccctccttccctgcccaccttcACTCCCTGGGTCGTCCTCATGGATTGTCCTGGAGCTTGGCCAGTAAGatgggctgtggggagggctgCTGAGTGGAGGTCCAGGTGGGTGCCCCTGCTGGGATCCCCAGGGTGCTCGGGCAGAGCTGCAGAGGCTGACTGAGTTGGGTGGCCCCTGGGAGGCCAGTTGCCTGGCATGGCCTTAGGCATGTCACCTAGTCTTGAGGGGACCTAATAAGACCTTCCCCGTGGGCAGACAGTCAAGTTTAAAGGAATTAGAGCAGGTGATGAAGCAGCACTAGCCATGCTGgtcttccttctgctcctggTCCAGTGGCTTCCTGAGGGTGAAgcacaggaagcccagagaaggctGGGTGACTGGCCGAGGCCATGCAAGGAGTTGGTGGCAAAGCTGGACCCTTGTTCCCCATGCTCATTATGACTGCAGTCTTAGCCCCTGCTGAGTGGGGGTTCCGAAGTGGCTGcccagggtaggggtggggttgggggtgttaTCAAACCACCACCAGGTTGGGGCCACTCCCTTGTCCCCTTCCCTACCCCCAAGTCCCCCATGTTAACACATCATCTGGCCATGCCCTGTTAAGGGCAGACGTGGGGTGGAGGTTGGTGACATCCTTTTGCAAGGAGCAGGGACCTTCCCTGCCAATCCCCTTGAAGTAGGAGTAAGCTAGAAGCTCCCTTCCCCAATCTGCACCCAGTTGTGGTGGCTCCTGTCCCACCACCAGAGCCTCAGTCCCAGCAGTCAGGAGGGCTGGGGTGCCCGGAGGTTCAGCACCTTGGAGAGGGGACAGTCATGTGCCCACAGTCCTGGTGTGGCAACCCACACCTCCCTTCTCAACCTCTCAGCACTTGAGAGAAGCTTCTAGGAATTTACCAGAGGCCACACTCatgaggaggggcaggcaggatttgaactcaggtctgaaATCTGAGCCAAGTCAAGGCACCTGATGTGCAGGCCCAAGTAGCTGGACCCCAGCCAGCTGCAGTCACCTCCAGCATCTACCCTAGGGTGAGACCTGGCCCAAATTCTCCTGAGAACCCTGTCAGGTAGcccaaaggaaaagcaaagccTTTGACTTAACAagctcccagccctggccccacagGTGTCACCACCAATCTTGTGTGGGGCTTGGGGAAGGAATGACTAAGCCTGCTTCTCAGGACAGATCTGGGTCGTTTGATGACCAGTTGTGTCCCTAGGTACTACAGAGGTCAAAGGACCGGTGCAAGCTTATACAGGGAGGCAGGCCTGCCTATGCACACAGCAGCTGCTTAGAGGCCAGACGGCAGGGCCAGGAGAGTCTGGCACACTGGGGAACCCATGAATAGCTGATGCAGCCCCTGCCTGGGACCATTTGAGGTCCAGGGACACACAATTCAGAATTTTGTTATAAATACACGTGTTTGGTGAGTGAGGAGTGACAGAAGGTGGAGATGGCACTGTACACAGCTGGTATAAGCTTGGCGGCTGAACgccacagagaaagacagacagtcCACCCGGTGGGGCCGGCCGGGCAGCATTCTGGGGCCTGTAACACTTGGCTGGTGGGTGAGCCAGCAGGGGTCTTGTCCAGGGCTGGGGGGCCCAGGTGCCCTGGAGGCTCCCTGGCCGAGGTCCTGGGTGGCGTCAGCAGCGGCACCTGGGCTCAGCTCGTATCATTCAGAGCCTGGTGGAACATGAGGCCTTGTCAGGAGGATGCTGGGTTGCGTGGAGGCCAAGGCGGCCCCTCAGGGAGCCCTGGGTCCCCCTGCCCCACAGGCGGCTCACCTTACGGGCAAACTCGGGCAGGACGAAGGCTGCCTGGTGCACGTCGGAGTTGTAGTATTTCAGCTGCATCTGTTCCACCTGCTTCTGCGTCAGCTGCTGCACAGGCTCCCGAAAGTTGGTGCTCTGGGGACCGGGGcgggggggtggcgggggggagGGTCTCAGGCGAGTGCTGTCCGAGCCCATCAGCCCGCTCCCACCCCCAGGACAGCCCTGCAGCTCACTGGGTTTTTGCTGCACAGCATGAAGCCGATCTGGCCACTGGGGTACGTGGGGATGGTGCAGTAGGCGTAGTCCACCACGGGGAAAAGCGACTTGCAGAACTGCCGCATCTCCTTGATGAGGTCCAGGTGCAGCCACTGACACTCGCCTGGGGGTCAGGCAGGCGGCGGCAGCATCAGCATCTCGTCATTGGCATCGGGCAGGCTGCTCCGCCTTGTCCCACCCCAGCCAACCCTTTCCTGAGGGAAGGCCTGCTCACCCTGGCAGCAGAGGATGCCATCCTCCTTGAGGGCGGTCTTCATGAGCTGGTAATAGGACTCCTTGAAGAGACTCTCAGCAGGGCCTGCGGGGAGGAAGGGGTAAGGGCCTGGCCACTGTCACCCCACTGCACAGACCCAGGCAGCTgccaagaggcagagctgggaattgAAGCCAGGTCTTTGGAATTCAGAAACCAACCACAAATAGGATGCTTTTGAGGGATGCAGGGTTCCACTACCCCAGTATGGGGGGAGCTCCACATTTTAACCCCATTCCTGGGGGATCCTCATCAGCACTGCATCAGGGGAATCTCTGCCCTGGGCCTTGGTCTAAGACTAGATCCCTGCACACACCTGGATGCTGGTCTGTcaagagcagagaggaggctgaagaggaaactgaggcctcagCGGACCAAGGCCAGAGCCCCACTCTCCTCCAGGTCCCCAACCAACTTGTGGACTTTGGACAGTAGCCCAGGCCCCCTACTCTGCTGAGCCATGTTTGAGGGGGTAGAAGACAACTCAGAAGGGAAAAGTACCACACTAGGTCTGGtggctcctctgtcctctcctccaaCTCAGACCTGGGACACAGATCGGgaggctgccccacccccccactGGTGGCTGCCGGAGGCCCCAGGCCCAACCCTTGCTTACCCATGGGGTCTGAGGAATCAGTGATGATGATGTCAAAGGCGTCCTGGTTCTGTTTCATGAACTCAAAACCGTCACCTACATGTAGGGTCAGTTTTGAGCTAGAGTAGCCAACGGCCATGCCCGGCAGGAACTTCTTAGAGACCTGAATGACATCCTTGGGAGGGGATAGGAAGGAACAGGCTGGGCCACGGGGGTTGGGGGCCCTGGAGCCAAACAAAGTCAAGTAGGACTCCCTCTCATAGCCCAGTCACCTTGGACAAGC includes the following:
- the SRM gene encoding spermidine synthase, whose translation is MEPGPDGPAASGPTAIREGWFRETCSLWPGQALSLQVEQLLHHQRSRYQDILVFRSKSYGNVLVLDGVIQCTERDEFSYQEMIANLPLCSHPNPRKVLIIGGGDGGVLREVVKHSSVESVVQCEIDEDVIQVSKKFLPGMAVGYSSSKLTLHVGDGFEFMKQNQDAFDIIITDSSDPMGPAESLFKESYYQLMKTALKEDGILCCQGECQWLHLDLIKEMRQFCKSLFPVVDYAYCTIPTYPSGQIGFMLCSKNPSTNFREPVQQLTQKQVEQMQLKYYNSDVHQAAFVLPEFARKALNDTS